From Pandoraea vervacti, the proteins below share one genomic window:
- a CDS encoding zinc ribbon-containing protein: MSATAGERAEKSGDFRCARCHRTTHVTKGHVIPKCPHCGNAEFDARRNEPWHDRHP; the protein is encoded by the coding sequence ATGTCCGCCACCGCCGGTGAACGCGCCGAAAAGTCAGGGGACTTCCGATGTGCCCGCTGCCATCGCACGACGCATGTGACCAAGGGCCACGTCATACCCAAATGCCCGCACTGCGGTAACGCCGAGTTCGACGCGCGGCGCAACGAGCCCTGGCACGACAGACACCCATGA
- a CDS encoding CBS domain-containing protein, whose amino-acid sequence MTTPAPLQMRNRRFARALRQICLWTHDDDLAQHDLIVISRKICNAVQIPHVPASDGACVVVSRRWHTNCMPPIAGRTDAGAPHVCANPRKRAHPTHRYIGGFTMQQHASHHSHAASNQRLRDVMTRDPAFVRNGDTIQHAAKLMADLNVGALPVCENGHLEGMITDRDISVRCVAAGKGPDSKVGDAMSEGAHWCREDDSVEEACDTMCSEQIRRLPVVDSQKKLVGMVSMGDIATKASDDATCGKIISEVSTPSEPNR is encoded by the coding sequence TTGACGACGCCTGCGCCGCTCCAGATGCGAAATAGGCGGTTCGCTCGCGCTTTGCGGCAGATCTGCCTGTGGACGCACGACGACGACCTCGCGCAACACGACCTCATCGTCATCTCACGCAAAATCTGCAACGCGGTGCAAATTCCGCATGTCCCGGCTTCTGACGGCGCCTGCGTAGTCGTCTCCCGGCGATGGCATACAAACTGCATGCCTCCGATTGCGGGGCGGACCGACGCCGGTGCGCCCCACGTTTGCGCGAATCCCAGGAAGCGCGCGCATCCCACGCATCGATATATAGGAGGTTTCACCATGCAGCAACATGCATCGCATCATTCCCATGCCGCATCGAACCAACGCCTGCGTGACGTCATGACCCGCGACCCCGCCTTCGTGCGCAATGGCGACACGATTCAACACGCGGCCAAACTGATGGCGGACCTGAACGTCGGTGCGCTCCCCGTCTGTGAAAACGGTCACCTCGAAGGCATGATCACCGACCGGGATATCTCGGTACGCTGCGTCGCCGCCGGCAAAGGCCCCGACTCGAAGGTCGGCGACGCCATGTCCGAAGGCGCTCACTGGTGCCGCGAAGACGACTCCGTAGAAGAGGCCTGCGACACCATGTGCAGCGAGCAAATTCGCCGCTTGCCCGTCGTCGATAGCCAAAAGAAGCTCGTCGGCATGGTCTCGATGGGCGATATCGCCACGAAGGCCAGCGACGATGCTACCTGCGGCAAGATAATCAGCGAGGTGTCCACGCCTTCGGAACCGAATCGATGA